A region of the Exiguobacterium aurantiacum DSM 6208 genome:
AGAAAGTGGGCTACTTTTAAAAATTCGTGATGCTGCAACCAGTTCACGTTCGTCTATCACCCGGATCGCCGGGGCGGACGGGGCCGGTGCCCCGACGTACTCGATGGGCCGTGAGATGACACAAATCGATACCCGCATCCAACGATTGAACGCACTGCTCGTCGATAAAGAGAACGCCTACTACCGTCGCTTCGCGGCGATGGAGACGGCAATGAATCAGGCGAACTCGCAAGCCGCCTCACTGCAACAGTTTTTAGGCGGAGGCATGTAAGAGGAGGAAACAAACATGGTAGCCAACCCATATGCAGCTTATCAAAACAACGCGGTCACGACCGCGAACCCGCAAGAACTGACGCTCATGTTGTATGACGGGGCGCTCAAGTTCACGCGCCTCGCCAAACTCGCCATCGAGCAAGGGAACCCGGACCTAAAGAACACGAACATCCAAAAAGCGCAGGCGATCTTCCAAGAGATGCGTTTGACGCTCAATAAAGACATCGCCATCTCGGCGAACCTCGACTCGCTTTACGAGTACATCTGGCGCCGTCTGTTGGACGCGAACGTGAAGAACGATACATCGATCCTTGATGAGGTGCTCGACTTCACGACCGAACTCCGCGACACGTGGAAAGAAGCGATGAAACTCGCGAAGCAAGCATGAGACCAATCGACGAGATTATCTTAAAGACGCAACGGCTGAAGGACCTGCTCGCGCAAGTACCGGAAGAGCCGACGTACGACACGTGGATGGACCAGATCCATGAACTTCTTGACGACCGTGAGCAACTGCTCGCCGCGCACGGACCGGATCTACAAGCGGCCGACCAGACCGTCATCCGTCAGCTCGTCGACGACAGTCAAAAGATCGCCCGCTTGATCGAGGCCGAGCACCAACGGCTCGGCATGACGCTCGGGACGGCCCGGCAAGAACGGAAAGCCGTCAAGACGTACGTCGACCCGTATGAGGACGTCGACTCGAACTTCTCGGGACTATTCGATCAACAGACATAAAACAGCTCGAAGGCGCGCCTTCGAGCTGTTTGCTGTTCACGGGGTCTTCGGTTGGCGTCGGATTCTAGAGACGAAGTGCGTCACGCCGAACAAGATGAGCCCGCTCACGTTGAAGTTCACGTATAAGCGACCGAAGTCTTGAACGGAGTTGACGGGGACGAGTCCCGACAGAAAGACGAGCGGTAAAATCGTCACATGCATGACGGCCCAGTGAATGAAAATCTGTTTCGGGAACGACCATCTTCTCACCTCGTAGATGACGCTCGTGACGCCGAGGAAGAAGCCGATGCCGCCGTACGTCAAAGTGAGGCGGACGCTTTCCATATCACCCACCAGTATATTATAAAGGGCGAACACGCCTGATGCCGCCAACAGAAGCGTCCCGCGCTTTAATCCTTTTTTCACTAGATCCATCGAACCCATCCTTCCGCTTATGTAGTGGTCTATTCTACGCAAACGACCGCTCAGAAGTTTAATTGATTTTCGAGACAGATGCAAACACGTCTGTTATCGGGTAAAATCGGGTAAATACCACTATACCCGTTGCTTCTTTTCTGGAATGAGGAGGGAAACGAGATGAGTGAGAAAAAAGTGAAACCCGAGTCAGCCAAGAAACGTCGTTACTTCGTCTACGGTCCAGAAGGAGCGTACGATGAATACGTGGAACGCGACCCGAAGCTCGAGGCGTACGTCGAGGATGACGCGCCGGTCGAGGACGGGCCCGACCCGTATGAAGAAGAGGATTTGAAATCAAGAGGATAGATTGGAAAGAGTCAAGGTCTGACACACGACCTTGACTCTTCTTCGTTCAACCCGTCATTTCGCTCGTCTCTGCAGGCGTTTGTCCGGATCCATATAAAAGAACAGCCACCAAAACGAGCCGATGAACATGGCCCGCTGCAGCAATCCCATATAGTCCGGTGCGACGAACATGACGAGCGAGAAGACGATCGCGATCCCGGCCGTTATAAAACCGACGATACGTTGGCTGCCGTCGTTCATGAACCCGTGCCCGGCGGCGAGGAGCGTGAAGAACAGGCCGGTCGAACTCGCGAAAACGGAATGCAGCAGGTCATGGAACTGATTCACCGGGACGCCGGCGACGAGCGGGGCGTGGTGAAACACGCCCGTCAGCAACAGGCTGACCCCGAAGCATGTCCCGAGGACTTGATGGTACGTAACTCGCGTTTTCCACGAGACGAGGACGGCCGTGATCCCGAGCGCGACGAACGTGACGTTCATGACCCACGCGAAGGGTGAGCCTTGGGCGCCGAGGTGGCTCGTCGTGTTTCGGACGAGCGAGTAGCCGTCAAAACTGAACAGCGGCAAGACGGTCGAGACGACGAGGAAAGTGAGAAAGACGAGGCGCGTCACGATGTCAACGCTGGTGCGGCAACGGAATCGTCAACACGTTCCAATTTTCCCCGGCGAATACTTTCGCGAGAAAGACGATCTGCCCGACGTGATAGCTGTAGTGCGACACTTGCTTCTCGATCGCCCAGATGACGCTCTTCTCCTCACCGCGGATGAAGACGGTCTTGCCGAGGTCTTCCGGCGTGAGGCTCGACAATACATCGTCCAACAGCTGCCAGCGCGCGTCCCACGTCGCCATGAGTTCCTCGCGGGACAACTGCTGGTCCTCGAACTCGGCGTCGCGGTTCCGGTCCGGTTTCTCACCGTCCGTCGTCAAGAAGTCGGTCCAACGAGACAACATATTGTTCGCCATATGCTGCACGATGACGGCGAGCGAGAGCGTGTCCGGGGCGAGGGTGCGGTGCAGGTCCTCGTCGCTCACTTGACTGAGCGCGTTCTCGGCGAGTTGTTTCTGTTCTTGGAAAATGCTTCGTACTTCTGTCACGTAACGTTGTTCAAACATGATGTTCCCTCCTTATGTACATTCCTTCTCCCATACCCTGAAATTAGAAAAGACGAACAGTCGCCTGTCCGCCTTCACGCATGCTCCATCCGAAAATCTTCCCAATGGTCCCGGGCCTGGTTCCGAATCCGCTCCGACACTTCCTTGCTGCCGAGGAGGATCCCGTACCAGCGCCGTGCTTCTTCGTAATACCCGAGCGCGGCCGATAAGTCCGCGATCCGCAGCATGAGCTGGTCATAAGGGAGGCCGGTCCGGATTTGATCGGTGTAGCCTTCCTGCACCTCGTTATACTTGTCGAGCGTCCGCTTCATCCATTCACGTTCCGCTTTCGCATCGCCCGTCAACCGGTACATCCAGACGAGGCGCATGCCGAGCATGGCCACGACGGACGGTTTCTGACCGCTCAGCTGGGCCGTCATGACGGCGAACTTGTACAGTGTGATGACGTGACCGGGCGTCCGGTCACCGGCCAAGACGTCGGCGTTCACGCGCGGGAAGTACTCGGTCTCGAGCGCCTCGCGGTTGTTCTTCCGCACCTTGTCGAACGAGTCGTGGAAGACGAGGTGGCAGTGACTGCAGACGGCGGGTTCATACAAGTACGGGTTCTCGCCCTCATACGTCGTGTAGCCGTCCTTCGCGACTTCTTGCGGGCGGATGTGGCGCGACAAGACGCGCGGCGTCGTGCTCTCTTTCAAACAATACGGGCACTTCACTTTTTTCGAAAACAAATGTTCAGCCATAAGTCACCTCATACGTATACGTTGACGAGTAGCCCGCGAATCTCACCGACCTGGTCGAGGAGCGACAGGCGGGACGCCTCGCCCGAGATGACCTGGTCCGTCAACGCGAGCAGCTTCTGGTCGACCTGTTCGACGATCTTATAGATCTTGGCCCGGCCGCGGCGGTTGAAGCCGCGCTTGTCCTCGAGGCGGAGCGCCGCGTCAACGGCGTCTTTCATAAAGTCTTTGATCAGTTGTTTATATTCAGCGAGCGACTCGACCGTCTGGCTCTCGGCGAGGAGCTCGCCTTGTTCGTGGATGGCCGCGATTTGGCGCTGGAAGCGCTCGTGCTCACGGTCTTCCCGTTTCTGTCCGATGACGTTCGAGAACGAGACGCCGGGCTCGACGTCCGGTTTCTTTGCCTTGCCGGCGCCGAGGAGCGACTGCGTCTCCATGATGCGACGAATGTCCATAGAAATCCGTCCTTCCTTAAGTTAGTTCAACAATTGTAACACGCCTTGCGGCAAGGCGTTCGACTGGGCGATCATCGCCATGCCGGACTGGTTCAAGATGTTCAGGCGGGCGAAATCCATCATCTCGCGGGCCATGTCGGCGTCACGGATGCGCGACTCCGATGCCGTCAAGTTCTCCGAGCCGATCGTGACGACGCTCACGTTCGCCTCTAACCGGTTCTGGATGGCACCGAGCTTCGAGCGCTCGAGCGAGACGGCGTTGATGGCGGCATCGAACTTGGCGATCGCGTCCCCGGCGTCTGACGCCGTCAACACGCTGAGTCCGTCGATGCCGAGGGCACCGGCGCGCATGTCGGCGACGTTCAAGATGACGGCTTCACCACTCCCGGCACCGACTTGGAAGAACAGCTCCTTCGCGCCTTGCGTGTACTCACCGTTCATGATCTTTTTCGAGTTGAACTCGGTCGTCTCGGCGATGCGCGTCACTTCGGCGGTGAGCGCCGTAATCTCTTCTTGGATCGCTTTCGCGTCGTCGCCGCTGAGCGTCCCGTTCGACGCTTGCACCGACAGCTCACGCATCCGTTGGAGGAGGGCGTGCGTCTCGTTCATGCCGCCCTCGAGCGTCTGCGTGAGCGAGATGCCGTCGAGCGTGT
Encoded here:
- a CDS encoding flagellar protein FliT, which codes for MRPIDEIILKTQRLKDLLAQVPEEPTYDTWMDQIHELLDDREQLLAAHGPDLQAADQTVIRQLVDDSQKIARLIEAEHQRLGMTLGTARQERKAVKTYVDPYEDVDSNFSGLFDQQT
- the fliS gene encoding flagellar export chaperone FliS is translated as MVANPYAAYQNNAVTTANPQELTLMLYDGALKFTRLAKLAIEQGNPDLKNTNIQKAQAIFQEMRLTLNKDIAISANLDSLYEYIWRRLLDANVKNDTSILDEVLDFTTELRDTWKEAMKLAKQA
- a CDS encoding YaaR family protein, which produces MDIRRIMETQSLLGAGKAKKPDVEPGVSFSNVIGQKREDREHERFQRQIAAIHEQGELLAESQTVESLAEYKQLIKDFMKDAVDAALRLEDKRGFNRRGRAKIYKIVEQVDQKLLALTDQVISGEASRLSLLDQVGEIRGLLVNVYV
- a CDS encoding DUF2225 domain-containing protein produces the protein MAEHLFSKKVKCPYCLKESTTPRVLSRHIRPQEVAKDGYTTYEGENPYLYEPAVCSHCHLVFHDSFDKVRKNNREALETEYFPRVNADVLAGDRTPGHVITLYKFAVMTAQLSGQKPSVVAMLGMRLVWMYRLTGDAKAEREWMKRTLDKYNEVQEGYTDQIRTGLPYDQLMLRIADLSAALGYYEEARRWYGILLGSKEVSERIRNQARDHWEDFRMEHA
- a CDS encoding DUF1572 family protein, which translates into the protein MFEQRYVTEVRSIFQEQKQLAENALSQVSDEDLHRTLAPDTLSLAVIVQHMANNMLSRWTDFLTTDGEKPDRNRDAEFEDQQLSREELMATWDARWQLLDDVLSSLTPEDLGKTVFIRGEEKSVIWAIEKQVSHYSYHVGQIVFLAKVFAGENWNVLTIPLPHQR
- a CDS encoding DUF998 domain-containing protein gives rise to the protein MTRLVFLTFLVVSTVLPLFSFDGYSLVRNTTSHLGAQGSPFAWVMNVTFVALGITAVLVSWKTRVTYHQVLGTCFGVSLLLTGVFHHAPLVAGVPVNQFHDLLHSVFASSTGLFFTLLAAGHGFMNDGSQRIVGFITAGIAIVFSLVMFVAPDYMGLLQRAMFIGSFWWLFFYMDPDKRLQRRAK
- a CDS encoding flagellin N-terminal helical domain-containing protein, whose translation is MKITNNVQALKAYTSLSLNQASMKKTMDRLSSGVRINKASDDAAGLAISEKMRMRLDSLSMAERNTLDGISLTQTLEGGMNETHALLQRMRELSVQASNGTLSGDDAKAIQEEITALTAEVTRIAETTEFNSKKIMNGEYTQGAKELFFQVGAGSGEAVILNVADMRAGALGIDGLSVLTASDAGDAIAKFDAAINAVSLERSKLGAIQNRLEANVSVVTIGSENLTASESRIRDADMAREMMDFARLNILNQSGMAMIAQSNALPQGVLQLLN
- a CDS encoding DUF3021 family protein, yielding MDLVKKGLKRGTLLLAASGVFALYNILVGDMESVRLTLTYGGIGFFLGVTSVIYEVRRWSFPKQIFIHWAVMHVTILPLVFLSGLVPVNSVQDFGRLYVNFNVSGLILFGVTHFVSRIRRQPKTP